A single region of the Cyanobacteria bacterium FACHB-DQ100 genome encodes:
- a CDS encoding phosphoribosyltransferase, which translates to MFSPQLSPDAILFDDRADAGRQLAQLVLKEAQSLDASYIVYALPRGGVGIGAAIAEALHCPLDILVAKKITRPQDPELAIGAVTADGQVLRSLNVRLSGWQEALERAQTKAKEQLEQFRDRPDVTASGKIAILVDDGIATGMTISVAAKALREQQPQEIWICAPVAPAELIKRLYEYGDRVLVLATPEPFFSVSRFYRSFPQVELESAIADLKKTLQT; encoded by the coding sequence ATGTTTTCGCCGCAATTGTCTCCGGATGCCATCTTATTTGACGATCGCGCTGATGCAGGTCGCCAACTCGCTCAATTAGTTCTGAAGGAAGCCCAATCTCTCGATGCCTCTTACATCGTTTATGCGCTGCCGCGTGGAGGAGTCGGAATTGGAGCCGCGATCGCCGAAGCGCTTCACTGTCCGCTTGATATTCTAGTGGCTAAGAAAATTACTCGTCCTCAAGATCCAGAACTGGCGATCGGAGCCGTGACTGCCGACGGGCAGGTTTTGCGATCGCTCAATGTCAGGCTTTCAGGTTGGCAAGAGGCGCTAGAACGTGCCCAAACTAAAGCGAAAGAACAACTGGAGCAATTTCGAGATCGTCCGGATGTGACAGCATCCGGTAAAATTGCCATTCTCGTTGACGATGGAATTGCGACAGGTATGACGATTTCGGTAGCGGCGAAAGCCCTGCGCGAACAGCAACCGCAAGAAATTTGGATTTGTGCACCTGTTGCCCCCGCCGAATTAATTAAACGATTATATGAGTATGGCGATCGCGTCTTAGTGCTGGCGACTCCGGAGCCTTTCTTCAGCGTGAGTCGATTTTATCGATCGTTCCCGCAAGTGGAACTCGAAAGCGCGATCGCAGACTTGAAAAAAACTTTGCAAACCTGA
- a CDS encoding glycosyltransferase family 4 protein codes for MKILVASHSYIVDLNCEKFRTLAKLEPGIEVTIVVPKRWKPGGVMKDTIETRYQEEGSFRVVPISNFSQNNQGLLTFGADLISLLKEFRPDIIQVEQGSKSLAYAQLITLNHLLRLKAKNLFFTWWNLPYELKFPISLLEAYNLKHTNGIIAGNQAGAEILRDRGYQGKLQIMPQLGVDDSLFCPQPQPELATQLGINSGDFVIGFAGRFVPEKGILTLIKALDNLRDRTWKLLLLGRGELKAEVQQQAKSLGFSKRLIWIESVPHAEVYRYINLMNTLVLPSETTYQFKTLTSVGWKEQFGHVLIEAMACQVPVIGSDSGEIPNVIDRAGLVFPEGNVGELSDRLAQLMDNRSFAEELGQRGYERVIAKYTNRALAKELLEFYRSL; via the coding sequence ATGAAGATTCTCGTTGCAAGCCATTCGTACATTGTTGATTTGAACTGCGAAAAATTCCGCACTCTAGCGAAGTTAGAACCGGGAATTGAAGTGACGATCGTTGTGCCGAAGCGATGGAAACCGGGCGGCGTGATGAAAGATACGATCGAGACGCGCTATCAAGAAGAAGGCTCATTTCGAGTCGTTCCTATTTCTAACTTCAGCCAAAACAATCAAGGATTACTAACCTTTGGAGCCGATCTAATCTCTTTACTTAAAGAGTTTCGTCCCGACATCATTCAAGTTGAGCAAGGCTCGAAATCACTGGCTTATGCTCAATTGATTACACTAAATCATCTACTTAGACTGAAGGCAAAAAATCTCTTTTTCACCTGGTGGAATTTGCCGTATGAGCTGAAGTTTCCGATTTCACTCCTCGAAGCATATAACTTGAAACACACGAACGGAATCATTGCTGGAAATCAGGCTGGAGCGGAAATTTTGCGCGATCGTGGTTATCAAGGCAAGCTTCAAATTATGCCGCAATTAGGTGTAGATGATTCTTTGTTTTGTCCGCAACCCCAACCGGAACTTGCGACACAACTAGGAATTAATTCAGGTGATTTTGTAATTGGATTTGCAGGACGATTCGTACCCGAAAAAGGAATTCTCACGCTGATCAAAGCATTGGATAATTTGCGCGATCGCACTTGGAAATTACTTCTACTAGGACGCGGCGAACTAAAAGCAGAAGTCCAGCAGCAGGCGAAAAGTTTGGGGTTTAGCAAGCGCTTAATTTGGATCGAAAGTGTGCCTCATGCTGAAGTTTACCGCTACATCAATTTGATGAATACTTTGGTCTTACCGTCCGAAACAACTTACCAATTTAAGACACTAACTTCGGTTGGATGGAAAGAACAATTTGGTCATGTGTTAATCGAAGCGATGGCGTGTCAGGTTCCGGTGATTGGATCAGATTCCGGTGAAATTCCGAACGTCATTGATCGAGCGGGATTGGTATTTCCAGAAGGAAACGTAGGAGAGTTAAGCGATCGACTCGCGCAATTGATGGATAACCGAAGTTTTGCGGAAGAATTAGGGCAGCGTGGGTATGAGCGTGTGATTGCGAAATATACAAATCGGGCGTTGGCGAAGGAATTACTGGAATTTTATCGATCGCTCTAA
- a CDS encoding 30S ribosomal protein S20 translates to MANIKSAKKRVQTAERNRLRNKSYKSAIKTLMKKYFTAVDQLAANPSDEAKQAVDEAMSAAYSKIDKAVKRGVLHRNTGARRKARLGRALQKQTVAAS, encoded by the coding sequence GTGGCAAATATCAAATCTGCTAAGAAGCGCGTTCAGACCGCAGAACGCAACCGTCTGCGAAATAAATCCTATAAGTCAGCGATCAAAACGCTGATGAAGAAGTACTTTACGGCTGTGGATCAGCTTGCGGCAAATCCGTCAGATGAAGCAAAGCAAGCAGTTGACGAAGCAATGTCTGCGGCTTACAGCAAGATCGACAAGGCTGTAAAGCGGGGCGTTTTGCACCGCAATACTGGCGCTCGTCGCAAAGCTCGTCTCGGTCGCGCCCTGCAAAAGCAAACCGTAGCAGCTTCATAG
- a CDS encoding glycosyltransferase — MKILQIIPSISLIYGGPSQMILGLSSALAEAGVEVTIATTNSNGDVGQAPLDVPLGTPIAQNGCEIRYFRCSPFRRYKFSIDLLHWLANNAQNYDLAHIHALFSPVSSCSAAIARSRQLPYILRPLGTLDPADLRKKRYLKRLYAAALERPNLAGAAAVHFTSDQEAKTSERFNTVTRDLVIPLGVSLPPSESSSIHEKYRIPDDRPILLFMSRIDPKKGLDLLIPALEQLDQNFHFVLAGGNPQDPSYEAAIRDRIQTSRLKDKTSIVGFVTGAEKTALLKAADLFVLPSYYENFGIAVAEAMSVGTPVVISDQVHIWQEIERSQSGWICTCDVESLTQTLKAALHDRAEQLRRGKNAQNHAQTYYSWNAIAQQTIAAYREILRKSANP, encoded by the coding sequence ATGAAAATCTTACAAATCATTCCATCCATCTCGCTAATCTATGGCGGCCCTAGTCAAATGATATTGGGGCTATCAAGCGCGTTAGCAGAAGCAGGAGTCGAAGTGACGATCGCTACCACCAACTCAAACGGCGATGTCGGACAAGCCCCGCTCGATGTTCCTCTCGGTACTCCAATTGCTCAAAACGGCTGTGAAATTCGCTACTTTCGCTGCTCCCCGTTTCGCCGCTACAAATTCTCGATCGACCTTCTTCATTGGCTTGCAAACAACGCTCAAAACTACGATTTAGCCCATATTCACGCGCTCTTTTCTCCGGTCAGTTCTTGTTCTGCGGCAATTGCTCGATCGCGCCAACTCCCTTACATTCTTCGCCCACTTGGAACACTCGATCCTGCTGACCTTCGAAAGAAACGATACCTCAAACGCCTCTACGCTGCGGCACTTGAACGTCCAAATCTCGCGGGAGCCGCTGCCGTTCATTTCACCAGCGACCAAGAAGCCAAAACCTCAGAGCGATTTAATACAGTGACTCGTGATTTAGTGATTCCGCTCGGTGTCAGCTTGCCGCCTTCTGAATCGAGTTCAATTCATGAGAAGTATAGAATTCCTGACGATCGACCGATTCTGCTTTTCATGTCACGCATCGATCCAAAAAAAGGCTTAGATCTGCTGATCCCCGCCCTTGAGCAACTGGATCAAAACTTTCATTTCGTTCTTGCGGGTGGAAATCCTCAAGATCCAAGCTACGAAGCAGCCATTCGCGATCGCATCCAAACTTCCCGACTTAAAGACAAAACCTCGATCGTCGGCTTCGTCACCGGAGCCGAAAAAACCGCTTTACTCAAAGCTGCTGATCTATTTGTCTTGCCTTCATACTACGAAAACTTTGGAATCGCAGTTGCAGAAGCGATGAGCGTCGGAACTCCGGTTGTCATCTCCGATCAAGTCCACATCTGGCAAGAAATCGAGCGATCGCAATCCGGCTGGATTTGTACTTGCGATGTCGAGAGCCTAACTCAAACGCTAAAAGCAGCCCTGCACGATCGCGCCGAACAACTGCGACGCGGCAAGAACGCTCAGAATCATGCTCAAACTTATTACAGTTGGAACGCGATCGCTCAACAGACGATCGCTGCCTACCGCGAAATTCTCAGAAAATCGGCAAACCCGTAA
- a CDS encoding TatD family hydrolase: MQLIDTHVHINFDAFKPDLDAIASRWREAGVVRLVHSCVEPSEFDQIRALADRFPELFFAVGLHPLDVEEKWSTDSTSEILTLAQSDQRVVAIGEMGLDFFKAENRDQQIEAFRAQLAIAQQLDLPVIIHCRDAAETMAQVVQQFWQEQGQVKGVMHCWGGTPEETQWFLDLGFYISFSGTVTFKNAKQIHASAQMVPSDRILIETDCPFLAPVPKRGERRNEPSYVQYVARQVAALRDTSIEQLAAQTTQNACQLFGLTVPELAVI, encoded by the coding sequence ATGCAGCTGATCGATACTCATGTGCATATCAATTTCGACGCATTCAAGCCGGATTTGGATGCGATCGCGTCGCGCTGGCGTGAAGCGGGTGTCGTTCGACTCGTTCATTCCTGCGTGGAGCCGTCAGAATTCGATCAAATTCGAGCCTTAGCCGATCGCTTTCCAGAATTATTCTTTGCAGTGGGACTTCACCCGCTGGATGTCGAGGAAAAGTGGTCAACGGATTCGACTTCAGAGATTCTGACCTTAGCGCAGTCCGATCAGCGAGTTGTGGCAATTGGCGAAATGGGCTTGGATTTTTTCAAGGCAGAGAATCGAGACCAGCAGATCGAAGCGTTTCGGGCGCAGCTTGCGATCGCGCAACAGCTCGATTTGCCTGTGATCATTCACTGTCGAGATGCGGCTGAAACGATGGCGCAGGTTGTGCAGCAGTTTTGGCAAGAACAAGGACAAGTCAAGGGTGTGATGCACTGCTGGGGCGGAACTCCAGAGGAAACGCAATGGTTTCTCGATCTGGGGTTCTACATCAGCTTTAGTGGAACGGTGACGTTTAAGAACGCCAAGCAAATTCACGCATCCGCTCAAATGGTTCCAAGCGATCGCATCTTAATCGAAACTGATTGTCCGTTTCTTGCTCCAGTTCCCAAGCGCGGCGAGCGACGAAATGAGCCTTCCTACGTTCAATACGTTGCTCGTCAGGTTGCCGCTTTACGCGATACGTCGATCGAGCAGCTTGCCGCGCAAACGACTCAGAACGCTTGTCAACTCTTTGGCTTAACGGTTCCTGAACTGGCAGTGATCTGA
- the hisD gene encoding histidinol dehydrogenase, with protein sequence MLRIITQWAEARSELRRICDRTHDEQVVHKEATVREVLQAVKRQGDRALLAYTLEFDQQDLKPEELKVSARELEAAYHQVSGELLDAIRLARQQIEAFHRQRVPKSWVHFGEDEIVLGKRYTPVDRAGLYVPGGKACYPSTVLMNAVPAIVAQVPRVVMVTPPGKDKAISPAVLVAAQEAGVTEIYRVGGAQAIGALAYGTETVPKVDVITGPGNIYVTLAKKLVYGTVGIDSLAGPSEVLVIADHTANPTHVAADMLAQAEHDAMAASILITTDSILARKVVDEVEQQLIDHPRRILTEKAIAHYGIVIVVDSLAAAAELSNEFAPEHLELEVAEPWELLQNIRHAGAIFLGDSTPEAVGDYLAGPNHTLPTSGSARYASPLGVETFLKHSSLIQYSPIALQKVASAVDSLATAEGLHSHANSVRVRMKDLKGEA encoded by the coding sequence ATGCTGCGAATTATTACTCAGTGGGCTGAGGCAAGATCTGAACTGCGACGCATTTGCGATCGTACTCATGACGAGCAAGTTGTACATAAAGAAGCGACAGTCCGGGAGGTACTGCAAGCTGTAAAACGCCAAGGCGATCGCGCCTTACTCGCGTACACCCTAGAGTTTGATCAACAAGACTTAAAGCCTGAAGAACTCAAAGTGAGTGCGCGTGAGCTTGAAGCTGCGTACCACCAAGTTTCAGGAGAACTGCTCGACGCGATCCGGTTAGCTCGTCAGCAAATCGAAGCCTTTCATCGTCAGCGCGTCCCAAAAAGCTGGGTGCATTTTGGCGAAGATGAGATTGTGCTGGGGAAACGGTATACTCCGGTCGATCGTGCGGGCTTGTACGTTCCGGGTGGCAAGGCTTGCTATCCGAGTACGGTGCTGATGAATGCGGTTCCGGCGATCGTCGCTCAGGTGCCGCGTGTCGTGATGGTGACACCACCCGGAAAAGATAAAGCAATTAGTCCAGCCGTTCTCGTGGCGGCTCAGGAAGCGGGTGTGACCGAAATTTATCGAGTTGGGGGAGCGCAAGCGATCGGGGCATTAGCGTATGGAACAGAAACTGTTCCAAAGGTTGATGTGATTACCGGGCCGGGTAACATTTACGTGACGCTGGCGAAAAAGCTCGTTTACGGCACGGTCGGAATTGATTCGCTGGCAGGGCCTTCAGAAGTGCTGGTGATTGCCGATCACACGGCAAACCCGACTCACGTTGCCGCTGATATGCTGGCACAAGCCGAACACGATGCGATGGCAGCCTCAATTCTGATTACGACTGATTCGATTTTGGCTCGTAAGGTTGTGGATGAAGTGGAACAGCAGCTGATCGATCATCCGCGTCGGATTTTGACGGAAAAGGCGATCGCTCATTACGGCATCGTCATCGTCGTGGATTCTCTAGCCGCCGCCGCAGAATTGTCAAACGAGTTTGCTCCAGAGCATTTAGAACTCGAAGTGGCTGAACCTTGGGAATTGCTGCAAAACATTCGACACGCAGGCGCGATTTTCTTAGGCGATTCAACGCCTGAAGCGGTTGGTGATTATTTAGCTGGGCCGAATCATACCCTGCCGACTTCTGGATCGGCTCGATATGCGTCACCGCTGGGTGTAGAAACCTTTTTGAAGCACTCCAGCTTGATCCAATATTCACCGATCGCACTTCAGAAAGTTGCGAGTGCGGTAGACAGCCTGGCGACCGCAGAAGGGTTGCATTCTCACGCGAATTCTGTGCGAGTTCGGATGAAAGATCTAAAAGGCGAGGCGTAA